The Glycine max cultivar Williams 82 chromosome 12, Glycine_max_v4.0, whole genome shotgun sequence genome window below encodes:
- the LOC100777443 gene encoding uncharacterized protein isoform X1: MTQKANLFKGKAKKKSIPPNRHGKVPVTRKGKRFVKPSKVTKDMDTDREVSKFINHCNEIKAATLATKDGGQLGIIKPPQEPASK, encoded by the exons ATGACGCAGAAGGCGAATCTTTTCAAGGGTAAAGCAAAGAAGAAATCAATACCTCCCAATCGTCATGGGAAAGTCCCTGTTACTCGTAAAG GAAAGAGATTCGTGAAGCCATCCAAGGTTACAAAGGATATGGATACTGATCGT GAGGTGAGCAAATTCATTAACCACTGCAATGAGATCAAAGCAGCGACTCTAGCAACGAAGGATGGTGGGCAACTAGGCATCATTAAGCCGCCACAAGAGCCAGCAAGTAAATAG
- the LOC100777443 gene encoding uncharacterized protein isoform X2 — protein sequence MTQKANLFKGKAKKKSIPPNRHGKVPVTRKRFVKPSKVTKDMDTDREVSKFINHCNEIKAATLATKDGGQLGIIKPPQEPASK from the exons ATGACGCAGAAGGCGAATCTTTTCAAGGGTAAAGCAAAGAAGAAATCAATACCTCCCAATCGTCATGGGAAAGTCCCTGTTACTC GAAAGAGATTCGTGAAGCCATCCAAGGTTACAAAGGATATGGATACTGATCGT GAGGTGAGCAAATTCATTAACCACTGCAATGAGATCAAAGCAGCGACTCTAGCAACGAAGGATGGTGGGCAACTAGGCATCATTAAGCCGCCACAAGAGCCAGCAAGTAAATAG